A portion of the Rhizoctonia solani chromosome 6, complete sequence genome contains these proteins:
- a CDS encoding Retrotransposable element Tf2 protein, with the protein MLDGSSPQAGKIWKKANLTFSFDGKRMTETFLICNTGSHAAILGLKWLDAHNPEIDWNSRTLSFPHTPPEQVFGEEEFNKLPPHRHYDIGIELTKEGPLNSPLYSMTDAESATLKDWLRDKLKAGKIRPSKSSISSPVMFVPKKDGSRRLVVDYRRLNNRTKKNVYPLPRPDDLMAQLRGAKVFTKLDLRWGYNNVRVKEGDEWKTAFRTKYGLYESLVMTFGLTNAPAAFQHFMNELFKDLLDVCVIIYLDDILIYSKDDASHTEHVHEVLKRLMDNQLFCKASKCTFHVTSVEYLGIIVSDKGFSLDKLKIKAVQEWPTPTKVKEVQSFLGFANFLR; encoded by the exons atgctcgatgggtcgagcccccaggctggtaaaatctggaaaaaggctaacctaaccttctcctttgatggcaaacgtatgactgagaccttcctcatttgtaacacagggtctcacgccgccatcttagggttgaaatggttggatgcccacaatCCAGAGATTGACTGGAATTCCCGCACACTGTCATTCCCTCATACGCCACCGGAACAG gtatttggagaggaggaattcaacaagcttcccccgcACCGGCATTAcgacattgggattgagctaaccaaagaaggccccttgaactctccgctgtatagcatgactgatgctgagtccgccacactgaaagattggctcagggacaaactcaaggcaggcaaaatccgTCCCAGCAAGTCTTCTATTAGCTCCCCcgtaatgtttgtacccaaaaaagatggttcccgccgctTGGTTGTCGACTACCGCCGTCTGAATAaccggaccaagaagaacgttTACCCATTACCTCgcccagatgacctcatggcccagctccgtggcgccaaggtcttcactaaactagacctaagatggggttataacaacgtCCGTGTTAAGGAAggcgacgaatggaaaactgccttccgtaccaagtatggcttgTATGagtccctggttatgacctttggcctgacaaacgctcctgccgccttccagcactttatgaatgaactattcaaggatttactggacgtatgcgtcatcatttacctcgatgacatcctaatctactctaaggatgacgcatctcaCACAGAGCATGTCCATGAGGTTCTGAAAAGGCTAATGGATAACCAACTATTCTGCAAAGCGTCAAAGTGcacattccacgtcacatcGGTGGAGTATCTCGGTATAATTGTCTCAGACAAAGGGTTCAGCCTagataagctcaagatcaaGGCAGTTCAAgaatggcccacgcccaccaaggttaaggaagtacaatccttccttggttttgccaacttcctacgttga
- a CDS encoding Retrotransposable element Tf2 protein, with product MEPEPTTAALLEAITALTATVGSLQAQIISQGQQLIELKAICKETADLLGDKDQGAPQAQPGPSTGPVTPPTHSGGETHTPGTVRPGLKAPFRPSRGTGFDSEEDEEPRRPKKEPQGTPRRHLGSLTPFDAGSSVKRPKMDLPEPYKGDTRGRKATQWLDRMMLWVALHCDQFDKEEQMVVWILYHMTDKAADWALPIIGSIIKGEGNPPTTIQALTAKFKEAFADPNAKRAAARKIAVLSQTTTTSEYVTEFRNLMAELDWNEEAYIAQFTRGLHWKVKELLSTKDSVPDELEAIFAASIKIDNIRRKNEENRPKKAPAKSPTTVTTSTTTTQRVRLSEDPNYVTPEERDRCRASGLCVKCGQKGHGIKQCPNGWKATIKEVAKPLAPKLDVHVSDCEFVSLALDSNKKPLLFINLELHDFPTEHLRTLIDSGATLNFISPSIVEKYKIPKTQLENPRVVRMLDGTISQTGCIWHQVHLTVSANGHPHSIPFLVCPIGNTPAILGMTWLTQESPLIDWSQGTVTFPEQVQIASKEEADPNPLANLPDQYHEFAKVFGEEEFKVLPPHREYDIAIDLVPDAKLSPGPLYGMTDAESKALKQHIDKELATGKIRPSTSSTGAPVMFVKKADGSLRLVVDY from the exons atggaaccggagccgaccactgccgctctcctcgaggctatcacagccctcactgccaccgtcgggtccttgcaggcccaaatcatATCCCAgggccaacagctcattgagcttaaagccatatgcaaggaaaccgccgacctccttggggataaagatcaaggagccccacaagcccagcctggcccatcgactgggcctgtcacccctcctacccactcagggggggagacccacactccaggcacggttaggcctgggctcaaggccccattcaggccatcaagaggaacgggatTCGACTccgaggaagacgaggaaccaagacgccccaaaaaggagcctcaaggaacgcctagaaggcacctcgggtcccttaccccctttgatgcagggtccagcgtaaagagacccaagatggatcTCCCTGAAccatacaagggagacaCGAGGGGCCGCAAAGCCACTCAATGGCTGGATCGAATGATGCTATGGGTAGCTCTCCATTGCGatcaatttgacaaagaagagcagatggtcgtgtggattttataccacatgacagacaaggccgccGACTGGGCCCTTCCCATCATCGGGagcatcatcaagggcgagggtaacccccctaccaccatccaggccctcACAGCCAAATTTAAGGAGGCCTTCGCCGACCCCAATGCCAAACGGGCAgccgccaggaaaattgcggTCCTCTCCCAAACTACCACAACCTCCGAGTatgtcacggagttccgcaacctcatggcggaattagactggaacgaggaggCCTATATCGCACAGTTCACgcgaggcctccactggaaagtcaaggaactgctatCAACCAAAGATAGTGTTCCCGATGAACTCGaggcaatttttgcggcctctatcaaaattgacaacatccgccgcaaaaatgaggagaaccgccccaaaaaggcaccagccaaATCCCCGACCACGGTaaccacctccactaccaccactcaacgggtccgcctatctgaggatcccaattacgtcaccccggaggaaagggaccgctgccgcgcgtctggcctatgtgtcaagtgcggacaaaaggggcatggcatcaaacaatgccccaacggTTGGAAGGCGaccatcaaggaggttgccaag cccctggccccaaaattagatgtgcatgtatcaGATTGCGAATTTGTATCTTTGGCTCtggactcaaataaaaagcCCCTATTATTTATCAATCTTGAACTGCACGACTTCCCAACGGAACACCTCAGAACCCTtattgactcaggagccacattgaacttcatctccccctcgattgtggaaaaatataaaatcccaaaaacccaactcgaaaacccacgagttgtgagaatgttagatggtaccatttcccagactggttgcatttggcaccaggtccatCTCACggtttcggccaatggccatccccactccattcctttTCTTGTCTGTCCCATTGGGAACACACCTGCCAtactaggcatgacatggctcactcaggAGTCACCATTGATTGATTGGTCCCAAGGCACAGTCACCTTCCCAGAACAAGTTCAGATTGCATCCAAAGAAGAGGCCGACCCAAATCCATTAGCCAACCTCCCGGAtcagtaccatgaatttgctaaagtctttggcgaagaagaatttaaggtcctccccccacatagggagtatgatataGCTATAGACCTTGTTCCGGATGCCAAACTATCCCCAGGCCCcctatatggcatgactgatgcggagtccaaggcgctcaagcaacacattgacaaagaactagcaacgggcaagatccgccccagcacttcTTCTACcggcgccccagtcatgtttgtaaagaaggcagatggatccctcaggctggttgtggactACTGA
- a CDS encoding Retrotransposable element Tf2 protein encodes MAKLRHAKIFTKLDLRWGYNNVRIKEGDEWKTAFRTKYGLFEYLVMPFGLTNAPAAFQHFMNNLFRDLIDVTVVIYLDDILIFSENPEEHPSHVREVLSRLMKNQLFCKLSKCHFHVTTVDYLGIVISPSGFSMDQKKIEAVTSWPTPRTVKQVQAFLGFVNYLRRFIPNFSLVARPLHNLTKKETPWSWGTQEEEAFQELKSLVTKSPVLIHSNPELPYFLETDASGVAMGAILSQQGSDNRLHPIAYMSKSFSGAEANYDTHNKELLAIIKALEEWRIFLEATDKPIQVFTDHRNLEYWMQARTFNRRHARWQIFLSDFNFEIHYRPGKQSGKPDALSRRSDYVDTPSEPEVMLPAEVFANTLEEELEIVTEVRSKLREDPSLEPIIQFLTEDADNAPPSIRKAYRDYDWEEDLLWYRGKLVVPHSEPLKE; translated from the coding sequence ATGGCAAAGTTGAGACATGCCAAAATATTCACAAAACTTGACCTCCgatggggctacaacaacgtcagaatcaaagaaggggatgaatggaagacggcgtTCAGGACTAAATACGGGCTGTTTGAATATCTagtaatgccttttggtcttaccaatgcccccgccgccttccaacatttcatgaacaacttgttcagggatctCATTGATGTAACCGTGGTCATCTACTTGGAcgacatcctgatcttctcagaaaatcCAGAAGAACACCCTagtcatgtcagggaagtcttGTCAAGACTCATGAAGAAtcagctattctgtaaactgtcaaaatgccatttccacgtcaccacagtGGATTACCTGGGAATCGTCATCTCCCCTTCTggattctccatggatcaaaagaagattgaggcagtcacgtcatggcccaCTCCCAGAACGGTGAAACAGGTTCAGGCCTTCTTAGGTTTTGTTAACTACCTCCGCCGGtttatccccaacttcagtttGGTCGCACGCCCCCTTcacaacctcacaaaaaaggaaaccccatgGTCCTGGGGGACCCAAGAAGAGGAGGCCTTCCAAGAACTGAAATCCCTGGTCACAAAGTCCCCGGTCCTGATTCATTCTAACCCGGAGCTCCCGTacttcctagaaacagacgcatccgGGGTAGCTATGGGGGCAATTCTTAGTCAGCAAGGTTCAGATAACAGATTGCACCCaattgcctatatgtcaaaatcgttctcaggggcagaggctaattatgacactcacaacaaggagctcctggcaatcatcaaggcattggaagaatggcgcatattcctggaggcaacggacaaaccTATTCaggtcttcacggatcacaggaacctggaatactggatgcaggcccGGACTTTCAACCGAAGACATGCACGATGGCAAATTTTCTTGAGCGATTTtaattttgaaatccactatcgcccaggaaaacagtcaggaaagccagatgCTTTATCCAGGCGATCAGATTATGTGGACACACCTTCAGAACCGGAAGTCATGCTaccagcagaagtctttgccaatacttTGGAAGAGGAGCTGGAAATAGTCACAGAAGTACGCTCCAAATTAAGGGAAGACCCCTCCCTTGAGCCAATCATCCAGTTCttgacagaagatgcggaTAATGCACCCCCTTCAATCCGAAAAGCCTATCgagattatgactgggaagaagacctcctTTGGTACCGCGGAAAATTGGTAGTCCCACACTCAGAGCCTCTCAAGGAATGA
- a CDS encoding Retrotransposable element Tf2 protein: MKSSAKEWVECCPICQANRRAHAPVISLKPLEVPPFPFHTISYDFITGFPKSQGHDAILVVIDSFSKFGHFIPTSKKTTAKGLADLFVAHVWKLHGLPVRTISDRGTTFTGKFLRALYQRLGINPSFSSAYHPESDGQTERVNQFIEFYLRSYVSADHSDWATWLPLAEYAYNNAKHAATGKSPFELVYGRSPVMNPSNVPANVPEADEVADTLAREWKEAEAALRMSKERMAREKGTTPKYSIGEKVWLDGKNIELRTNSNKLDPKRLGPFEVTEKVSSHAYRLKLPESLKIHNVFYVGLLSKTHESPSQPFPEQPPPETIEGEEEYEDIDSKRQRGKWFYLIKWKGYGPEDNSWEPEELLEHSQEEIKRFNQARLRKARDAAKSL; encoded by the exons atgaagtCATCAGCGAAAGAATGGGTCGAATGTTGCCCCatctgccaagccaatcgtCGCGCTCATGCCCCTGTGATCTCCCTgaaacccctagaagtcccccCTTTCCCATTTCATACaatctcctatgacttcatcactgGTTTCCCCAAATCACAAGGACACGATGCAATCCTGGTAGTTATAGActcattctccaagtttggtcaTTTCATTCCCACATCAAAGAAGACCACCGCCAAGGGATTAGCAGATCTATTTGTCGCTCACGTTTGGAAACTCCACGGACTACCAGTCAGGACCATATCAGATCGAGGTACCACATTCACAGGCAAATTCTTGAGGGCCCTTTACCAACGATTAGGGATCAACCCATCCTTCTCATCGGCTTACCACCCAGAGTCAGACGGACAGACAGAAAGAGTAAACCAGTTTATAGAATTCTACCTCCGATCCTACGTCTCTGCGGAccactcagattgggccacGTGGCTACCTCTAGCGgaatacgcatacaacaacgcaaaGCATGCCGCAACAGGAAAGTCCCCCTTTGAGTTGGTTTATGGGAGAAGTCCAGtaatgaacccatccaacgtGCCAGCTAACGTACCAGAGGCAGACGAAGTAGCAGACACCCTGGccagggaatggaaggaagccgaaGCGGCCTTaaggatgagcaaggaaaggaTGGCTAGAGAGAAAGGAACAACTCCCAAATACTCAATTGGCGAAAAAGTCTGGTTGGATGGAAAAAACATAGAGCTCagaaccaactccaacaaactagaTCCAAAACGCCTAGGTCCTTTTGAAGTAACAGAGAAGGTTTctagccacgcctaccgcctgaAACTACCAGAATCTTtaaaaatccacaacgtattctacgtgGGATTACTATCCAAAACCCATGAATCCCCGAGTCAACCGTTTCCTGAACAACcaccccctgaaacaatagagggagaagaggagtacgag gacattgACTCTAAAAGGCAAcgcggaaaatggttctacctgatcaaatggaaagggtacggaccagaggacaattcatgggaacctgaagaactgctggaacacagccaggaagagatcaagcgcttcaaccaagctagactcagaaaggctcgtgacgccgccaagagcctttaa
- a CDS encoding AMP binding enzyme: protein MVSFNSTQLATGTTYVGPLKNDPLTDDELAVLLAIPRGAEKTPNATVLRLPLGPEPSQGWVDVTFGEARAIVARLAGDWKAKLSAGTEGLGVGPGTTVCLLVQPIVHTIFHWLAFWALGWTIQLVSLTIGDENVPNYIKKSGCRIVVYSGISEALEQRITSEIKGAVIRLSEEEHGHRLAQSIKHTGPVHPWPAPRRPDPAIILHSSGSTGAAKLLQFSLYFYTINFSLVGNYGIISKNTSDPRPFLVFSPPYWQSFGFILTNQLAAGAPVAFTHVPYIAKFPSNRFIDWVKALEVGGVICAPRFIRDILASGSEADIKYLQEMSNIVVGGSALDESTAALAEKLQLKLTNAYGTSEIGITLRTDRPPYTHLHPLPDSSPLVLPISDAEPDGSRQVQLWYTHNTSRGVAHIDAKGDIPLQFEPFPGEGPHKGEPAVTTGDIFTKVQDSSGTAYIYLGRNDDLIKLAGNGGWDINASTYEIELTSAITSYLASRGEVHRWTVDGIQLFGNNRPCTALVVQLSPVDQDPKTEIEQHLLDRISELAESVNEKLKLGPQQKVHVGKRMLVITQGGNAYGPGVHDGRDVPRLATTHKHTLQRWKNVQAFESWLDGLDYTENDLHH from the exons atGGTTTCATTCAACTCTACTCAACTCGCTACTGGCACTACTTATGTGGGCCCCCTGAAAAATGACCCACTCACGGACGATGAACTTGCAGTTCTTCTGGCGATACCTCGAGGAGCCGAAAAAACTCCCAATGCCACTGTACTACGGCTACCCCTTGGACCCGAGCCCAGTCAAGGATGGGTAGACGTCACTTTCGGGGAGGCTCGCGCAATCGTCGCTCGCTTGGCTGGTGACTGGAAGGCCAAGTTATCCGCTGGGACTGAGGGTCTAGGTGTTGGGCCTGGGACGACTGTATGTTTGTTGGTTCAGCCTATAGTCCATACGATCTTCCATTGGCTCGCATTTTGGGCACTTGGGTGGACCATCCAGCTTGTTTCTTTAACAATAGGCGACGAAAACGTCCCGAATTATATTAAAAAATCAGGATGCCGGATAGTTGTTTATTCAGGAATAAGCGAGGCTCTGGAGCAGAGAATAACTTCGGAGATTAAAGGCGCAGTGATCCGACTCTCTGAAGAGGAGCATGGCCACCGACTCGCACAAAGTATCAAACACA CTGGTCCCGTCCACCCATGGCCAGCGCCCAGACGCCCAGATCCAGCCATAATTCTCCACTCGTCGGGTTCGACTGGCGCCGCCAAGCTACTACAATTTTCATTATACTTCTATACGATTAATTTCTCGCTAGTAGGAAACTATGGTATTATCTCCAAGAATACTTCCGATCCTCGACCTTTTTTGGTCTTTAGCCCTCCTTACTGGCAGAGCTTTGGTTTTATACTCACTAATCAACTCGCCGCTGGCGCGCCAGTAGCATTTACTCATGTTCCTTACATTGCCAAATTTCCGTCCAATCGCTTTATCGATTGGGTCAAGGCTCTGGAAGTTGGTGGGGTAATATGCGCCCCTCGCTTTATCCGTGATATCCTTGCATCTGGTTCGGAAGCGGACATCAAGTACCTCCAAGAAATGTCCAATATTGTAGTTGGCGGATCAGCATTAGATGAGTCTACCGCAGCTCTTGCGGAAAAACTCCAGCTGAAGCTCACT AATGCCTATGGTACTAGCGAGATCGGCATAACGTTGCGCACAGACCGACCGCCATACACCCACCTACACCCCCTGCCGGATTCTTCCCCCCTTGTACTTCCAATTTCGGACGCAGAGCCGGATGGATCACGACAAGTTCAACTCTGGTATACGCACAACACATCCCGCGGAGTCGCTCACATCGATGCAAAGGGCGATATTCCTCTGCAATTCGAACCTTTTCCGGGCGAAGGGCCGCACAAAGGAGAACCCGCGGTGACAACAGGAGACATATTCACGAAAGTTCAAGACTCTTCCGGGACTGCGTACATTTACCTCGGGCGCAACGACGATCTTATCAAGCTAGCCGGAAACGGAGGCTGGGATATCAACGCATCTACCTACGAAATTGAGCTCACATCCGCGATAACCTCGTATCTAGCTAGCCGGGGTGAAGTACATCGATGGACGGTCGATGGAATTCAGCTTTTTGGGAATAATCGACCCTGTACGGCACTCGTTGTTCAGCTCTCCCCAGTTGATCAAGATCCAAAAACCGAAATCGAGCAACACCTACTCGACCGCATATCCGAGCTTGCCGAGTCCGTCAACGAGAAGCTAAAGCTAGGACCACAGCAGAAGGTACATGTCGGGAAACGAATGTTAGTCATCACTCAGGGAGGCAATGCTTACGGACCAGGAGTACATGACGGAAGAGATGTGCCTCGACTAGCGACGACGCACAAGCATACGCTCCAGAGGTGGAAGAACGTTCAGGCGTTTGAGAGCTGGTTAGATGGACTTGATTATACCGAAAACGATTTGCATCACTGA